The window TTCTTCAACACTGATAAATTCACGTAAGGTCTGACGATCAATATTATTAAAAAGCATAATATCATCCAAGCCATTTTGAATGTTTTCTTGAATGGACTGATAGACTTTGGCTTGTTCCATTGCCTGAAGATACGTGGATGGTGTGATGAATGTTGGGAGTATACTCAGTAGACAGATGGCGATGGTTAAAAGCATTAAACTAAAACTAAGAAGCACTGATATGATTTTTTTAATTACAGTCATCTTTTTTTACCTCATTTACTTCAATTGAATAAAATCCGAAACAACAATGTAACGCTCAGGCGTTGGACCATACTTAATAAATGGATAACACGTATACATCGTCAGTTTCTCTTTATCGGTTGGCATTGTCGCCGATACATCATCTGGCGTTGTGATATAAATATCTGAAACTTCATATTCATACGTTCCATAATCTGTTTCAACGTAGACTTTATCTCCAACCACTAAGTCTTTTAATGCATAAAAAGCCGTTTCACGATGTCCTGATAAAACGACGTTTCCACCTTCACCTGGTAATAAACTTCCTACATAATGCCCGACTCCTTTTCGAAGTTGTTCATTTCCTTCTCCTTGATAAATAGATACCTCTAAGTCGGCACTAGGAATATTTAACGTCGCAAATTCATCGCCGATTTTAGGTAGATACATCGTGTGATCATTAATTTGAAACGATGTATGAGTAATTTCTAAATTAGGGTCATAAAAAATAACCGAACTAAACGTCATCGCTTGACTCACGAGCCCCCAAAAAGGAACTAACATCATAATTGAACCGATCACCATTAAAAAAAGAGGGATTACGAGTGTAATCCCTAACCTTTTTAAAAAGTATCGGCGTTTTTCTTTAACTGTTTTCACGCCTACTTCCTCAACTTTCTATGCTTGCATCTCGCGTTTTGAGTTAATCATTAAACCAGCTGCTAATACAACTAATCCTGCACCTGACATTACCATTGTTGGTAACTCTGCACCTGTTGATTCTAAATTTGTATCTGGCATTGGTTTTACTGAACCATTTCCAGCTGTATTGCTTCCGATTACCACTTCAACGGTTGTTTCCATGATGTTTTCAATCACAGAAATCATACCTCCATCAAAGTTTGTTAAAACATCAGCAATGTCATTAGCTGTTAATGATAAAATTGATTGTCCGTTTGCAGATACTAATTTAATTGTATCTACACCGTTTACGATGTCATAGCTTAACACTAATCCAACTTTTGATGAAGCTTTTTTTGCTAAATCCATTAAGTTACTTTTTTCAGTAGCTGATAACGCTGTTAAATCCGTACGTCCATCAATTACAGCGTATGCTTGTTTTACTAATGATTCAAGTTCAGCTTCATCAGCTGTTG of the Turicibacter sp. TJ11 genome contains:
- a CDS encoding class D sortase — encoded protein: MKTVKEKRRYFLKRLGITLVIPLFLMVIGSIMMLVPFWGLVSQAMTFSSVIFYDPNLEITHTSFQINDHTMYLPKIGDEFATLNIPSADLEVSIYQGEGNEQLRKGVGHYVGSLLPGEGGNVVLSGHRETAFYALKDLVVGDKVYVETDYGTYEYEVSDIYITTPDDVSATMPTDKEKLTMYTCYPFIKYGPTPERYIVVSDFIQLK